The Streptomyces sp. Mut1 genome window below encodes:
- a CDS encoding secondary thiamine-phosphate synthase enzyme YjbQ, producing the protein MSSPFTTTVLHLTTGSTETVTDLTSDCEQFLTRAAAGRDGLLNIFVPHATAGIAILETGAGSDDDLLAALRTLLPADDRWQHRHGTPGHGRDHVVPALIPPHATLPVIAGRLELGTWQSVCLVDTNVSNDNRQVRLSFLG; encoded by the coding sequence ATGTCTTCTCCCTTCACCACCACCGTCCTGCACCTCACCACGGGCTCGACGGAGACCGTCACCGACCTGACATCGGACTGCGAGCAGTTCCTCACTCGCGCGGCCGCCGGCCGTGACGGCCTCCTCAACATCTTCGTCCCGCACGCCACCGCCGGAATCGCCATCCTGGAGACCGGCGCGGGCAGCGACGACGACCTCCTGGCGGCCCTGCGCACGCTGCTCCCCGCCGACGACCGCTGGCAGCACCGCCACGGCACCCCGGGCCACGGCCGCGACCACGTGGTCCCGGCCCTGATCCCCCCACACGCGACGCTGCCGGTGATCGCGGGACGACTGGAGCTGGGAACCTGGCAGTCGGTGTGCCTGGTGGACACGAACGTCTCTAATGACAACCGTCAGGTTCGGCTGAGCTTCCTGGGATGA